A genomic region of Desulfosarcina ovata subsp. ovata contains the following coding sequences:
- a CDS encoding PilZ domain-containing protein, translating to MKSDMSKLLIARSDQNQRRFPRRAAFIIVSYTVNEGSFRDIIKNIGATGIFVNTWRRIAAGQSIQLRFPVFDFDNTLSISGTVVRSGPKGFSVVFDHPIEGLICKEGRFPEIVHESERKSGQ from the coding sequence ATGAAAAGTGACATGTCGAAATTGCTGATTGCCCGAAGTGACCAGAACCAGCGCCGATTTCCCCGCCGGGCGGCATTTATTATTGTCAGCTATACGGTAAACGAGGGCAGCTTTCGGGATATTATCAAGAATATCGGGGCCACGGGCATCTTCGTGAACACTTGGCGCCGCATTGCCGCGGGTCAGTCCATCCAACTGCGTTTTCCGGTCTTTGATTTCGACAATACCCTCAGCATTTCAGGCACGGTGGTCCGGAGCGGACCCAAGGGCTTTTCCGTGGTGTTCGACCATCCCATCGAGGGACTGATCTGCAAGGAGGGGCGTTTCCCTGAAATTGTCCACGAGAGCGAGCGCAAAAGCGGTCAATAG
- a CDS encoding TRAP transporter small permease subunit, whose product MVNLLKGICGVIDRSNEVVGRGVSWITLLLVAVVFVDVVMRYLFKTSFVFTQELEWHLFAFIFLIGAGYTLLHDGHVRVDIIYQRLGVKGRAWINLIGVIVFLIPGCYLVISTSWKFVGNSFSMLEGSPDPGGIPYRFIVKGTMTVGYVLLLLQGISMGMHALLQILGVETVDEENA is encoded by the coding sequence ATGGTCAATTTGCTGAAGGGAATCTGCGGTGTGATCGACCGGTCCAACGAAGTCGTGGGCCGTGGGGTTTCATGGATAACCCTGCTGCTGGTGGCGGTGGTTTTTGTGGATGTGGTCATGCGGTATCTGTTCAAAACCAGTTTCGTTTTCACCCAAGAACTGGAATGGCATTTGTTTGCCTTCATTTTTTTGATCGGTGCCGGATACACTCTGCTTCACGACGGACACGTGCGCGTGGATATCATTTATCAGCGTCTGGGTGTCAAGGGCCGGGCCTGGATCAACCTGATCGGCGTCATCGTTTTCCTCATTCCCGGTTGCTACCTGGTGATCAGCACATCCTGGAAATTTGTCGGCAACTCTTTCTCCATGCTCGAAGGGTCCCCGGATCCGGGCGGCATTCCCTACCGCTTTATCGTCAAGGGAACCATGACCGTGGGGTACGTCCTGCTGCTGCTGCAGGGTATTTCCATGGGCATGCATGCCCTGCTGCAGATTCTGGGGGTTGAAACGGTCGATGAGGAGAACGCCTGA
- a CDS encoding TRAP transporter substrate-binding protein, which yields MKRRDFLKNAGVGAAAAAAATAGLIGCTKEKEEEKKVAAPAVVTKKTYQWRMVTTWPPKLPVLQDGCERLARRIEELSDGRIKIQVFAAGELVPALESFQSVSDGTVEVGSGAAYYWAGKEPATQWFAAVPFGLNGQGMSAWFHGGDGLKLWEETYAPFNLIPRPGGSTGVQMGGWFNKKIESIDDYKGLKMRIPGLGGKVIAKAGGTVVLLPGGEIFTSLERGVIDATEWVGPLHDLRMGFYQAAKYYYYPGWHEPGTYLEYFFNKQIYEGLPKDLQHIIDAACVETEHWVLSQFEARNGEALQTLINEKKVELVQFPDQVLADLRKLAEEVIAEEAAKTPIATKVNEAFKNFQKVVGTWGTVSEKAYYDIIQPKFSLKG from the coding sequence ATGAAAAGAAGGGATTTTCTGAAGAATGCGGGTGTCGGCGCAGCTGCGGCAGCAGCGGCAACAGCAGGTCTTATCGGCTGTACCAAGGAAAAAGAAGAAGAGAAGAAAGTGGCGGCGCCGGCGGTCGTTACAAAGAAAACCTATCAGTGGCGCATGGTGACCACCTGGCCGCCCAAACTGCCGGTCCTCCAGGACGGCTGCGAGCGGCTGGCCCGGCGCATCGAGGAGCTGTCCGACGGCCGCATCAAGATCCAGGTGTTCGCCGCCGGCGAACTGGTTCCGGCCCTGGAGAGCTTTCAGTCGGTATCCGACGGCACCGTGGAGGTGGGCAGCGGTGCGGCCTACTACTGGGCGGGCAAGGAACCGGCCACGCAGTGGTTTGCGGCCGTTCCCTTCGGCCTCAACGGCCAGGGCATGAGCGCCTGGTTTCATGGGGGCGACGGCTTGAAACTGTGGGAGGAAACCTACGCGCCGTTTAACCTCATTCCGCGGCCCGGCGGTTCCACCGGCGTCCAGATGGGGGGCTGGTTCAACAAGAAGATCGAGAGCATCGACGACTACAAAGGCCTCAAGATGAGAATTCCGGGCCTGGGCGGGAAGGTCATCGCCAAGGCCGGCGGAACGGTGGTGCTGCTGCCCGGTGGCGAAATTTTTACTTCCCTGGAGCGCGGCGTGATCGACGCCACCGAGTGGGTCGGCCCCCTGCACGACCTGCGCATGGGTTTCTACCAGGCGGCCAAGTACTACTACTATCCGGGATGGCACGAGCCGGGCACCTATCTGGAGTACTTCTTCAACAAACAAATCTACGAGGGGCTGCCCAAGGACCTGCAGCACATCATCGACGCGGCCTGTGTCGAGACCGAGCACTGGGTACTGTCCCAGTTCGAGGCCCGTAACGGCGAAGCCCTACAGACCCTGATCAACGAAAAAAAGGTCGAATTGGTACAGTTCCCCGATCAGGTCCTGGCCGACCTGCGTAAACTGGCCGAGGAAGTGATTGCGGAGGAAGCCGCCAAGACGCCTATCGCCACCAAGGTAAACGAGGCGTTCAAGAATTTCCAGAAGGTGGTCGGTACTTGGGGGACGGTGTCGGAAAAGGCCTATTATGATATCATTCAACCCAAATTTTCACTCAAGGGATAG
- a CDS encoding bifunctional acetyl-CoA hydrolase/transferase family protein/GNAT family N-acetyltransferase codes for MAGSPYWADSYVQKCCTAEEAIGRIRPGQRIFIGSSCGEPQHLVKALAEAAGGFTDLEIVRLMSMETTSLSTIAERSRGQRLNIRSFYMGSAKSKGLIEKSRFITPLNLFSVPRLFKSRQLPIHVALIQVTPPDDFGWMSLGVSVDITLAAANSADLVIAQVNPQMPRVLGRSFIHVNDVHLVVQKEEPILTLPEIVESEAAGTIARFTARLIKDGATLHITPDAAPQAIVANLAEKNDLGIHTQFLTDEIMQLFARGVVTNRHKGLNNGKIVASGAIGSANLYEFINDNPAIEFHPSDYVNAPAVIAAHNNMASLCVAMAMDLTGQVAADAMAFNKFSGVTGMFDFVRGAFQSEGGRSIIGLPATARGGTQSRIVPMLEDTVVVVPRSDVHYVVTEFGVVNLFGKSLQERAMAMISIAHPDFRDELMAQAKNMNLIGSDRTLLGSLHGVYPIRLEETVVIDGKTVTIQPATLVDERRIQEHFYALDKSDVLSRFFHEKTTFAYDDVGKASQVDYIKNLTILALIGDVGFGRVVGIGEYLLDPATNLARVAFSVSSSWKRKGLGKRLMEKLFEGARDNGIKGFTAYAVPENLGMVNLFKTLPSEVTTSIEDDMIMLQCLFDEPRN; via the coding sequence ATGGCAGGCAGTCCATACTGGGCGGATAGTTACGTACAGAAGTGTTGTACGGCGGAAGAGGCCATCGGACGCATCCGTCCCGGCCAGCGCATTTTCATCGGTTCATCCTGTGGAGAGCCCCAGCATCTGGTGAAAGCCCTTGCCGAGGCCGCCGGCGGATTCACCGATCTTGAAATCGTGCGTCTCATGTCCATGGAAACCACCTCCTTGAGTACCATTGCCGAGCGCAGCCGCGGTCAACGCCTTAACATCCGCTCATTTTACATGGGATCGGCGAAATCGAAGGGGTTGATCGAGAAATCCCGCTTTATTACCCCGCTCAATCTCTTTTCCGTGCCCCGGCTATTTAAAAGCCGGCAGTTGCCCATCCACGTAGCCCTGATCCAGGTCACCCCGCCAGATGATTTCGGCTGGATGAGCCTGGGGGTATCGGTGGACATCACCCTGGCCGCGGCCAATTCGGCGGATCTGGTCATTGCGCAGGTCAACCCGCAGATGCCCCGGGTGCTGGGCCGCAGTTTCATTCATGTGAACGACGTCCATCTGGTGGTCCAGAAAGAAGAACCCATCCTGACCTTGCCGGAGATCGTCGAATCCGAGGCAGCCGGCACCATTGCCCGGTTTACCGCACGGCTGATCAAGGACGGGGCCACCCTGCACATCACGCCGGATGCAGCGCCACAGGCCATCGTTGCCAATCTGGCCGAAAAAAACGATCTGGGCATTCACACCCAGTTTCTGACCGATGAAATCATGCAGCTGTTTGCCCGGGGAGTGGTCACCAACCGGCACAAGGGACTCAACAACGGAAAAATCGTGGCCAGCGGCGCCATCGGGTCGGCCAACCTGTACGAATTCATCAACGACAACCCGGCCATTGAATTTCACCCCTCGGATTATGTCAATGCGCCGGCTGTCATTGCCGCCCACAACAACATGGCATCCCTTTGCGTGGCCATGGCCATGGATCTGACCGGACAGGTGGCCGCCGACGCCATGGCGTTCAACAAGTTCTCCGGCGTCACCGGGATGTTCGATTTTGTCCGCGGCGCGTTTCAGTCCGAGGGCGGCCGCAGCATCATCGGCCTGCCCGCCACCGCCCGGGGAGGAACACAGAGTCGCATTGTCCCCATGCTCGAAGATACGGTGGTGGTTGTCCCACGCAGCGATGTCCATTACGTGGTCACCGAATTCGGTGTCGTCAACCTTTTCGGCAAGAGCCTCCAGGAACGGGCCATGGCCATGATCAGCATTGCCCACCCCGATTTTCGGGACGAGTTGATGGCCCAGGCCAAAAACATGAACCTGATCGGCAGCGACCGGACGCTTTTGGGCAGCCTGCATGGGGTCTACCCCATCCGCCTGGAGGAAACCGTGGTGATCGACGGAAAAACCGTCACCATTCAACCGGCAACCCTGGTTGACGAACGGCGAATCCAGGAGCATTTTTATGCGTTGGACAAAAGCGATGTCCTCTCACGGTTTTTCCATGAGAAAACCACATTCGCCTATGACGATGTGGGAAAGGCATCCCAGGTGGACTATATAAAAAATCTTACCATTCTCGCGCTGATTGGCGATGTTGGTTTTGGCCGGGTGGTGGGCATCGGCGAATACCTGCTGGATCCGGCAACCAACCTGGCCCGGGTGGCCTTCTCCGTCAGCAGTTCCTGGAAACGCAAAGGACTGGGAAAACGCCTGATGGAAAAGCTTTTCGAGGGCGCCCGGGACAATGGCATCAAAGGGTTCACGGCATATGCCGTTCCCGAGAACCTGGGCATGGTCAACCTGTTCAAAACGCTGCCGTCAGAGGTGACAACATCAATCGAAGACGACATGATCATGCTGCAGTGCCTATTCGACGAACCGCGAAACTGA
- a CDS encoding ASKHA domain-containing protein → MTTTHRIQFLPHNREIEVKDGENLIRAAMEAGVHINASCGGEGVCGKCRVIVEAGEVTGGISEKLSAADQEKGYRLACRSLVHGDLTIRVPVESTIDASVLNQQTVPRRTARIQQKDLNDLKEAGLFLPPVEKIYLTLPEPDNQDHLPDVTRLVSHLKLHHNEHRLTVSLPVIRKLPDVLRKDGFKVTATLARPVMESGKTEIVNVQPGDTSERNYAIAMDIGTTTIYGQLIDLKSGEVLAEHGDFNGQISYGEDVISRIVYAEKEGGLERLHQVVTETINTIIKKIVRRAKVDAEDIAAITLAGNTTMTQLLLKVNPRYIRRSPYVPASTLYPPIRAVDIGLAVDDYVTALVYPAVSSYVGGDIVAGVMGAGLYLDEQLTLFMDIGTNAEIVIGNRDWLACAACSAGPAFEGGGIKHGMRAAKGAIEDFSLDPVTWEPMLMTIGNVRPKGICGSGLIIMTAVMFEMGLINNLGKFNRDLPTPRLREDNGVWEYVLAWDDETQIDNDIALTEIDIENLIRAKGAIYSGCMTLLTEVGMGMQDLDRIVLAGGFGSYVDLEKAMTIGLLPEIDPEKVTFIGNSSLMGAKMSSLTNRIRRDVVEVTRNMTNFELSETPSYMDNYVAALFLPHTDLNHFPRLKTRLADRKKNGEASPGA, encoded by the coding sequence ATGACCACCACCCATCGTATCCAATTTCTGCCCCATAACCGGGAAATCGAGGTCAAGGACGGCGAAAACCTGATTCGCGCTGCCATGGAAGCCGGCGTTCATATCAACGCCTCCTGCGGCGGTGAAGGCGTTTGCGGCAAATGCCGCGTTATCGTGGAAGCCGGTGAAGTCACCGGCGGCATCAGCGAGAAGCTGAGCGCGGCAGATCAGGAAAAGGGTTATCGGCTGGCCTGCCGATCCCTGGTACACGGGGATCTGACCATCCGCGTGCCGGTGGAGTCGACCATTGATGCCAGTGTTCTTAACCAGCAGACGGTCCCCCGGCGCACGGCCCGGATCCAGCAGAAGGACTTGAACGATCTCAAGGAGGCCGGACTGTTCCTGCCCCCGGTGGAAAAAATCTATCTCACACTGCCCGAACCGGACAACCAGGATCACCTGCCCGACGTGACCCGCCTGGTCAGCCATCTGAAACTGCACCACAACGAACATCGCCTGACGGTTAGCCTGCCGGTGATCCGCAAGCTTCCCGACGTGCTGCGCAAGGACGGATTCAAGGTGACCGCCACCCTGGCCCGGCCGGTGATGGAGAGCGGCAAAACTGAAATCGTCAATGTCCAGCCCGGCGATACCAGCGAGCGCAACTATGCCATCGCCATGGATATCGGCACCACCACGATCTATGGTCAGCTGATCGATCTCAAAAGCGGCGAGGTTCTTGCCGAGCACGGTGATTTCAACGGCCAGATCAGCTATGGCGAGGATGTGATCAGCCGGATCGTCTATGCCGAGAAAGAGGGGGGGCTGGAACGTCTGCATCAGGTGGTGACCGAAACCATCAACACCATCATCAAAAAAATCGTCCGCCGAGCCAAGGTGGATGCCGAGGATATCGCCGCCATCACCCTGGCCGGCAACACCACCATGACCCAGCTCTTGCTCAAGGTCAACCCGCGCTACATCCGCAGATCCCCGTATGTGCCGGCCTCGACCCTCTACCCGCCCATCCGGGCCGTGGATATCGGTCTGGCAGTGGACGATTATGTGACCGCCTTGGTCTATCCGGCCGTTTCCAGCTACGTGGGCGGTGATATCGTCGCCGGGGTCATGGGCGCGGGCCTTTATCTCGATGAGCAGCTGACCCTGTTCATGGATATCGGCACCAACGCCGAAATCGTCATCGGCAACCGTGACTGGCTGGCCTGTGCCGCCTGCAGCGCCGGCCCGGCCTTCGAGGGGGGCGGCATCAAACATGGCATGCGCGCGGCCAAGGGCGCCATCGAGGATTTCTCCCTGGACCCGGTTACCTGGGAACCGATGCTGATGACCATCGGCAACGTCCGCCCCAAGGGTATCTGTGGGTCCGGTCTGATTATCATGACCGCGGTGATGTTCGAGATGGGGCTGATCAACAACCTGGGCAAATTCAACCGCGACCTGCCCACCCCGCGCCTGCGCGAGGACAACGGCGTATGGGAATACGTCCTCGCCTGGGACGACGAAACACAGATCGACAATGACATTGCACTCACTGAAATCGATATCGAAAACCTGATCCGGGCCAAGGGTGCCATCTACAGCGGCTGCATGACCCTGCTCACCGAAGTGGGCATGGGTATGCAGGATCTTGACCGGATTGTCCTGGCCGGCGGATTCGGCAGCTATGTGGATCTGGAAAAAGCCATGACCATCGGTCTGTTGCCGGAAATCGATCCCGAGAAAGTGACCTTTATCGGCAATAGCTCCCTGATGGGAGCCAAAATGAGCAGCCTGACCAACCGCATCCGCAGAGACGTGGTGGAGGTGACCCGCAACATGACCAATTTCGAACTCTCCGAGACCCCATCGTACATGGACAATTATGTGGCCGCCCTGTTTCTGCCGCATACGGATCTGAACCATTTTCCGCGTCTCAAAACGCGGCTGGCGGACCGGAAAAAAAATGGGGAGGCCTCTCCCGGGGCATAA
- the rapA gene encoding RNA polymerase-associated protein RapA, with product MFDFVPGQRWSSEMEPELGVGIVDAVDGRRVHLRFPDSGLLRIYAAHSAPLQRAVFHPGDRVTGENGAALTVSRVETVDGLTVYHGDGMRLTEDRLVGTPALDTPKARLLAGQRDLSSHFDLRRRILDYRCRMTGAAAQGFIGGRVELIPHQFAIAAEVASRRFPRVLLADETGLGKTIEAGLVLHRLVFTGRIHRALLIVPDALVVQWFVELARRFNLQFRIFDEETIPATPAPTPPTVDNPFAEEPLGLCGFSFVRQASPAVQERLLDGQWDMVVVDEAHHMQPGDPLFKRIQRLGRRAPRMILITATPGHLAARSHFARLRLLDPHRYGDYERFKTESATFGELARMARMLDGRSEIDPAAQARLGRLLDMPPAGLKAELNREAGRQKLMHLLIDRHGTGRVMFKTTRRTVTGFPGRRAHLIALDPDAADDADRRRLSRECLDDGRDDKAGLPVDFTADPRVAWLDGYLRAHRDAKILLICRTAHKVNALYDALDRRINAPIGRYHEQMTLVQRDRNAAWFADPQGATLLLCSEIGSEGRNFQSARHLVLFDLPWDAELLEQRIGRLDRIGQTGVVQVMVPYVRGTGGEVLARWYHEAMGAFEATVPASGWVMQRMRKVLMALIDNPAGPVDPVRLNRIIRSSRVAVSRQQRRIDTGRDCLLELDALPPDRVAELLDRIRAVDGDPCFQELIEPLLDIWGITMEPLADGAFRLTPDHRYANPLPGFRPSGMNVTLDRSLALAREDLGFLTWDHPLVTGAMDQYLGSGKGSTAFSHVPGNGVPEIFLEMLFVIESTAATDPFVSAFLPPAPIRVVVDHLLRDGSAALPDSTGMADGSAKRFARLLPVVSRLIPDMVAAGQSIAEETAKPVIAAARQNAHQTMNDTVSRLQTLSRVNAAIGQAEIDEAIGDRDAVLAAMDAATVRLDALRLVTRGDFP from the coding sequence ATGTTCGATTTTGTACCGGGGCAGCGCTGGAGCAGCGAAATGGAGCCCGAACTGGGCGTCGGGATTGTCGATGCCGTGGATGGCCGGCGGGTGCATCTGCGTTTTCCGGACAGCGGCCTGTTGCGAATCTATGCGGCTCACAGCGCGCCCCTGCAGCGCGCGGTCTTCCATCCCGGTGACCGGGTGACCGGTGAGAACGGGGCGGCCTTGACCGTCTCCCGGGTCGAGACCGTGGACGGGCTGACCGTTTATCATGGTGACGGGATGCGACTGACCGAGGATCGCCTGGTCGGCACCCCGGCCCTGGATACGCCCAAGGCACGGCTCCTCGCCGGCCAGCGGGACCTTTCCAGCCATTTTGACCTGCGCCGCCGCATTCTGGATTACCGCTGCCGGATGACCGGGGCGGCCGCACAGGGGTTTATCGGGGGGCGGGTGGAATTGATTCCCCACCAGTTCGCCATTGCCGCCGAAGTGGCCAGCCGCCGTTTTCCACGGGTGCTGCTGGCCGATGAAACCGGACTGGGCAAGACCATCGAAGCGGGACTCGTTCTGCATCGCCTCGTCTTCACCGGGCGGATTCACCGGGCCCTGCTCATCGTTCCCGATGCCCTGGTGGTGCAGTGGTTCGTTGAGCTGGCCCGCCGCTTCAACCTGCAGTTCCGCATATTCGACGAAGAGACCATTCCTGCTACGCCGGCCCCGACTCCGCCCACGGTGGACAACCCCTTTGCCGAGGAACCGTTGGGATTGTGCGGTTTCTCATTTGTGCGCCAGGCGTCCCCCGCCGTGCAGGAACGCCTTCTCGATGGACAATGGGATATGGTGGTGGTCGACGAAGCCCATCACATGCAGCCCGGCGATCCGCTTTTCAAAAGGATCCAGCGCCTGGGCCGGCGGGCGCCGCGCATGATTCTGATTACCGCCACCCCGGGACACCTGGCCGCGCGCAGCCACTTTGCCCGCCTGCGTCTTCTGGATCCCCACCGGTATGGCGATTATGAACGGTTCAAGACGGAGAGCGCCACTTTCGGAGAACTCGCCCGGATGGCCCGGATGCTGGATGGCCGAAGTGAAATCGACCCGGCGGCACAGGCACGGCTGGGACGTCTGCTTGACATGCCGCCGGCAGGCCTGAAGGCGGAACTGAACCGGGAGGCGGGCCGGCAAAAATTGATGCACCTGCTGATCGACCGGCACGGTACCGGCCGGGTGATGTTCAAGACCACCCGGCGTACGGTGACCGGTTTTCCCGGTCGGCGGGCGCATCTGATCGCTCTGGATCCAGACGCTGCCGATGACGCGGACCGTCGCCGGCTGAGCCGTGAATGCCTGGACGATGGCCGGGACGACAAAGCGGGCCTCCCGGTCGATTTTACGGCCGATCCCCGTGTCGCCTGGCTGGACGGTTACCTGCGTGCCCACCGGGACGCCAAGATTTTGCTCATCTGCCGCACGGCACACAAGGTCAACGCCTTGTACGATGCGCTGGACCGGCGCATCAACGCCCCCATCGGCCGCTACCACGAACAGATGACCCTGGTGCAGCGCGACCGCAACGCCGCCTGGTTTGCCGACCCCCAGGGGGCCACGCTGCTGCTCTGTTCGGAGATCGGCAGCGAGGGACGCAATTTCCAGTCTGCCCGCCACCTGGTTTTGTTCGACCTTCCCTGGGATGCTGAGCTTCTGGAGCAGCGCATCGGCCGGCTGGACCGCATCGGCCAGACCGGGGTGGTTCAGGTGATGGTGCCTTACGTCCGCGGCACCGGCGGTGAGGTGCTGGCCCGCTGGTACCATGAGGCCATGGGCGCTTTTGAGGCCACCGTACCGGCATCCGGATGGGTCATGCAGCGCATGCGAAAGGTACTCATGGCCCTGATTGACAATCCTGCCGGTCCGGTCGATCCGGTCCGGCTGAACCGGATCATCCGCAGTAGCCGGGTGGCCGTGTCCCGCCAGCAGCGGCGTATCGACACCGGGCGTGATTGCCTGCTGGAACTTGATGCCCTGCCACCGGATCGGGTTGCCGAATTGCTGGACCGCATCCGTGCGGTCGACGGCGATCCGTGCTTTCAGGAATTGATCGAACCACTTTTGGACATCTGGGGAATTACCATGGAACCTTTGGCTGATGGTGCTTTCCGGCTCACTCCGGACCATCGCTATGCCAATCCGCTGCCGGGATTCCGGCCGTCGGGCATGAACGTGACCCTGGATCGCTCCCTGGCGCTGGCCCGTGAGGATCTGGGTTTTCTCACATGGGACCATCCGTTGGTGACCGGGGCCATGGACCAGTACCTGGGCAGCGGCAAGGGCAGTACGGCCTTCAGCCATGTTCCCGGCAACGGGGTCCCGGAAATCTTCCTGGAGATGCTTTTCGTTATCGAATCCACTGCCGCGACCGACCCTTTTGTGAGCGCCTTTTTGCCGCCGGCCCCCATCCGGGTGGTGGTGGATCATCTCCTCAGGGACGGATCGGCCGCGCTGCCTGATTCAACGGGCATGGCCGATGGATCGGCGAAGCGCTTTGCCCGGCTGCTGCCGGTCGTTTCGCGCCTGATTCCCGATATGGTGGCCGCGGGCCAGAGCATCGCCGAGGAGACGGCCAAGCCGGTCATCGCGGCCGCCCGGCAGAACGCCCATCAGACCATGAACGATACGGTCAGCCGCCTCCAGACCCTCAGCCGCGTTAATGCGGCCATCGGCCAGGCGGAGATCGATGAGGCCATTGGAGATCGGGATGCCGTACTGGCAGCCATGGACGCGGCAACCGTTCGCCTGGACGCCCTTCGCCTGGTGACCCGGGGCGATTTCCCCTGA
- a CDS encoding TRAP transporter large permease yields the protein MEFLPAWMFLALTILLMAGFPVTFTLMGTALCFGLIGFGWSFFNLLPLRIWGVMTNVTLIAVPLFVFMGVMLERSGLAEELLDTMGLLFGRIRGGLAISVVVVGALLGASTGIVGATVVTMGLLAVPTMLRRGYQKELATGTVSASGTLGQIIPPSIVLVLIGDIVGVSVGDLFMGAVFPGLLLVGLFVFYIAVISFLKPGWAPAMPKAELDAITRRQLVARMGKALFPPLFLMVAVLGSIFAGIASPTEAAAVGAVGATVLTVANRKFSMQILHEVMQTTVRLTCMVFIILCGAAAFGLVFRGLGGDGLVREFLGSLAHQYSHNMVLAIVMALIFVIGFFLDFIEITFIHVPVLAPIMIEFGFDPVWFCILIAVNLQTSFMTPPFGFSLFYLKAVTPPEISTGHIYRGIIPFVLVQIVGLAIVVLFPQLATWLPKVVFGP from the coding sequence ATGGAGTTTCTGCCCGCGTGGATGTTTCTGGCCCTGACCATCCTGCTCATGGCCGGTTTTCCGGTCACTTTTACCCTCATGGGAACCGCCCTATGTTTCGGCCTGATCGGCTTCGGCTGGTCGTTTTTCAATCTCCTGCCCCTCAGAATATGGGGGGTGATGACCAATGTCACCCTGATTGCCGTGCCCCTGTTCGTTTTCATGGGGGTGATGCTGGAGCGCTCAGGCCTGGCCGAAGAGCTGCTCGACACCATGGGGTTGCTTTTCGGCCGCATACGCGGTGGGCTGGCCATCTCCGTGGTGGTGGTGGGCGCCCTTCTGGGGGCGTCCACCGGTATTGTCGGTGCCACGGTGGTGACCATGGGACTGCTGGCCGTTCCCACCATGCTGCGGCGCGGCTATCAGAAGGAGCTGGCCACGGGTACCGTGTCGGCTTCCGGGACCCTGGGGCAGATCATTCCGCCCAGCATTGTCCTGGTGCTCATTGGTGATATCGTTGGCGTTTCCGTCGGTGACCTGTTTATGGGCGCGGTGTTTCCCGGTCTGCTGCTGGTGGGGCTGTTTGTTTTCTACATTGCCGTCATTTCCTTCCTGAAACCTGGCTGGGCGCCGGCCATGCCAAAGGCGGAACTGGACGCCATTACCCGGCGCCAGCTGGTGGCCCGCATGGGCAAAGCGCTTTTCCCGCCCCTGTTTCTCATGGTGGCCGTGCTGGGATCCATCTTTGCCGGAATCGCCTCGCCCACCGAAGCCGCCGCCGTGGGGGCGGTGGGCGCCACCGTGCTCACCGTGGCCAACCGCAAATTTTCCATGCAGATTCTCCATGAGGTGATGCAGACCACGGTGCGTCTGACCTGCATGGTGTTCATCATCCTGTGCGGTGCCGCAGCGTTCGGACTGGTTTTCCGGGGCCTTGGCGGCGACGGGCTGGTAAGGGAGTTTTTGGGTTCCCTGGCCCATCAGTACAGCCACAACATGGTACTGGCCATTGTCATGGCTCTGATTTTCGTGATCGGCTTTTTTCTCGATTTTATCGAGATCACCTTTATCCATGTGCCCGTGCTGGCGCCGATCATGATCGAGTTCGGTTTCGACCCGGTGTGGTTCTGTATCCTGATTGCGGTGAACCTGCAGACCTCGTTCATGACGCCTCCCTTCGGGTTCTCGCTCTTCTACCTGAAGGCGGTCACGCCCCCGGAGATCTCCACCGGCCATATCTACCGGGGCATTATTCCCTTTGTTCTCGTGCAGATTGTCGGCCTGGCCATTGTGGTTCTGTTCCCCCAGCTGGCCACTTGGTTGCCGAAAGTGGTGTTCGGCCCCTAA